A segment of the Trifolium pratense cultivar HEN17-A07 linkage group LG7, ARS_RC_1.1, whole genome shotgun sequence genome:
GATGGtttggcatgattttagtttaaaactaactactaaaataattaaccatacataatactctgaaatttatccctaatcaataaaataaaataaaattcaatcaatcaaaattaaaagtgtgataaaaaaatctgaggggtgcgctagaaatctaaaaaaaaaaaaaaacctgggggggtgcgctagaaattggggggctagaaattggggggctagaaaatgaGGGGGGGACGCGTAGCAAttggggggcgcgcgtagcaatatggggggcgcgctagaaattgggggctagaaaatggggggcGCGTAGCAGTTGGGAGGCGCGCGTagcaatatggggggcgcgcatagcaattatgcatggtgcataagcttgGGCTTATGCACCTTAACTGGACCCCATTGAGTGCATGTGTGTGAGATTGTTGTTGCTTCCCGttacattttcatttttgttccCACGTGATTTCCTTTCACACGTTTGAATCATGAACACTCATATTGCCTTATCTTGTTCAAATAACTTACACTCATGTTGAGTAATTTGAGAGAATATATGGTTATTATTGAATAATATTGTAAGATAATTTTACATTCTCGGTgcatattctatttttttatattttaaacaatatttaatgatatgaagagaaaaaaaaatctatgtaTATGCATCGTTGTCACACCACCCTATCACTCGAGCTCGACAACAAAAATAAGGCTACTTAAAATGGAAATAAATTTGATCGACTAGTAATTACTATTAGATTAAGGGTCAGGGTTTGAGCCCGAAATCtctcatttattcattttaagaaatGAATTTTTAGCCACAAGGCTACTTTTGACAAcaaaaaagggaaagaaataGGAGACTAAAATCATGAATTAGAGAACACAAGGaccaaaaataacattaaatttgaGTTTGGATTCACGGCATTCACTCACTCTGAAACATTGGTAGTCATTCGATTATGATTAAATGGTTTGggtaaaaagaatattttaattttataatttaaagtACCAATTTTAAGTCTGGACAATATGATCTTGATCAAATGACTACCAATATTTTACTACTTGAATGCAATAGTCAAACACAATCCATTAAATTTTAAGTCCTTCTTATCAAATTGGATTACCTGCTGTCACATTTTCGCTGCGTTCATGTGTTTAGGACAACTGTAGCCATTCGATCGAGATCGGACGATTTAGATTTCaatagaaattttaatttttatttaaattaaataaaaatttcgaTATTAAAACTTGAATCACTTGATCTCAATCCAATGACGATTGTTGTCATGATTCCCTtctttgaccaaaaataaataaaaatggtcCCTTCTTTTACTAAACCCTATCCTATCATGTGATTAGATACTTAGCTGCCTTAGCATAAACTTCTTCCTACTCCTTAATCTTTATAGAAATGAAATCCATCACTTTCTGAGTTCTCACTCActttgtttgaactttgaactgATTGGCGTTGTTGAATTGAATGTTGACAACGGGCAATGACTTTTATTGGAGGCAATGACTTTTTCATATGATAGCTACAAAGTTTGTTAACAATTCATGCACCATGTTATGTTGTGCATGAAACTTGTGATGATGTCACATGGGTCCTTCCTTGCTGCTGCACATGAATGATAGGGACAATTTCTAATGGTCATCAGTTAGAAACTTAGATTGAATAGGCAGGGTATAGCGAATTTCGATccaaatatttaatgtttaggGGATATCCACTAGTACAAAAAACGCTTTTTAAGTCAGTTCTGTATCCGACATAAGAATTGGCGCCATTGGCTTAAGAAATACTTcctctaaaatcaattttacttcCTCCAAAAGTGAAGtaaaatttatatgtttaggtgacatgtaaaatcaattttcatgGTCTAGAATTAATTTTACCAATCAAATGAATACGCCGACTAACACCACTGCTAGGAAAACTTTCGATCCATTTCTATATATGACTTGTCTGGATCCTTGTATCGTTGATCTGTAGCGGCGATGCAAGTATAGTTATGTGTGAGACTCATATTTAAGTGGGAAATTTTGGAAATGagcaaaataaaatagataaaacatgtgactcatatttaatatttaaggTTTTGAGTGAATATGCGGTAAGATAAATAATCTTGGCCAAAAGCCTTATCTGTTTCTTCAAATATCATAGTTCTGCTTTGAACACAATCATGTATTATGAATTTCAACTGATTGAAAGGTTATATATCACACTTAAAAGACAGGAATATCAATGAATCTTTGCATTCACCTTAATGATTGATTTTTTGTAGCACAAGTCTTAGTAGTTATTTGTTCTACAATGGAATTGTAATACctttttttagcttttttaCTTTCTCACATTATAACCATAATTTTCAGCTTCAAGGAGCAGTAGGATGGTAAATGCACTAACCAAGACAAAACTACAAGATGGATATGTTTCTTATCCATGGGAGAGGACAATGCAAGAGATGCTACCAGTTCCGAATTCGAGTAATTTCCTTTCCATATTACTCCTTCCAAAAGCTTCGGATAGAGTATCATCTCGCTACAATGATCTAGAGGACACCCTAGCAAGAGCAAATGCTTGGATCAATGCAGGTCAAGCTTCTGGTGTCCCTATTGTCTTCATGAACATTCAAACCGAGTCCCTACTCACTAAGGTAAATAAATGATCACAAGTTTAACTTAAACAACTAAGCTTGAAATAAAAGACTTAGTACTTTTGTTTTTGTGACAGATATCTGGGGAGACAGCTTCTTCCACTGTGAATACAGGGTCTCTTTCTGACTTATCTAACCTAGCAAATGCAAGCCTTTATGGCTTTGAAGATTACCATGGAATAGATATAGGCGTTGTTCGAGCCATTCGCTTATGGTATGCTCCTGTTGGTGGAGAGCTTTCTATTGAGATCAAACTAAAAGAGGAAGATTCAAAGCTCGGATTCGCCATTAGTCGAACAGAAGAGGTCTccctctctctctatctctcatTCATTATTTTATGATTTGTCCTCAATTTTAGTCATGGAGACATCAAAAACCATGATGTCTGGCCTAGATTGCAGCAAAAgactttttcaaatttttagctGATACTTTTATTGCAATGTACAGGGATTTATTTTCATTTCGTCGGTGATTAATCAAGAAAATGTACCCTCTACACGTTCGGGGCTAAGCAGTCTCTATAAACTAGCAACAGATACTTGTAGGTTATTGGTAGTTTCAAGAGTATCAAACCAAAAAGTACTTCCATGGATGGTATCTTCAACAGGAGCAATTCGATGTTACGACACAGTCTCCTTGAGCCAGAAGCTATCCTTACACAGACACACTAGAGTTCCAATTCTTCTTCATGTCTTCCTTTGGGACCGATCATTGGTTAATTCGAGTGGTGGAAGCAATAGATTCAGAGCTTTATCTCCTTCTGTGTTGCAACCATTTCCATCTGAAGTTCAAATTGGTCGCTTTTCGAATGAAACTCATACACTGCCTTTGCCTCCAGAAGCTTCTGATCCAACTGATATCACTGGCGAGGTTTCGCAGTCGCGGCTTGAGAGAGACACTGCTGGTGAATCGTCATTCAGATTTCATGATTTCTCTCTGTCTAGCAATTgggtataatatatattatacatagTTGACActataattttgttgttttttttgtaATGTACATAAATACAAACTATATACATTACATTGGACTTGTAGAATAATGAAGCATATAGAGTTGGTTAatactttgaaaaaatgacCTTTATTATTAAGGAGCTTAATCTATGTTATgttatgaaattaattaaaattacagAAAGATGTTGTAAAATGAGTCTTCTCAAGGGAACTTTCACAACATCAGTGAACTTATAATTACCAGTCATAAGTTCAAAATTTGATATTGCTAAAtagagtttttgttttttacgaCTTATAGTTTTGtatagaatataattttatattatttttcttttttatgcaaAAATGGAAAGCATGGCATCATAGTAAGTCATCGACATCCCAATTATGTTGGCACCTCAATGCACTACTACTCCTCTACCATCCTCACCAAAAgtattattaaaatgaaaaacaaaagaaagggtGGGGGGCATAAACCAAACCCACCAAAAGATTAGCGAAAACGATAATTAGACAAACCAACTCTATTTCTAAAGAAACCCTCTCTAGAACAACTTGGTAATTGATCCCACCAGACTaaccatcaacaaaaaaacctGCATTAGCTAATCTGTCGGCACAAGTATTTCCTTCTCTATAGATATGAGAAAATCTAAAACGGAAATTTCTAACGATATGAAGACAAATTTTCCATTTAACCTTCAGCTTCCAAGGACAACATTCATATTAGTAAAAACTTGAACTAAGAGGATGAACAAATAAATTCATAATTATTGtgcatttaatttatgaaaagtTTAAAAGTTAAATCAATTACACGAATTTTAATAAAACATTgctttatttaaattattaacacTTTGTTGATTTTTGTAAACTTTTGCTCCAATTCGTTAATTATATGTTGTGTATTGTTATGATTTATACACTTGTTGagttttgtgaagaaagagagaagaaaaataatgaaaagagaGTTCTTGAGAAACATTGTGTAGAAACTATAAAATTGATTGAGTGTTTAAAAGAGTTACATTAAAATTGATAAACCTAAATGTTCAGATCAAGAAAACAGTGATAGATATAGCAGTTAGCAGCCGTAAAGAACAAGGTGAAAGGAACATGTgctaacaaaaaataataataataataatatagtgcTTTAggttttttagtgtttttattttggtaGTTGTATGTCAACCACTTGATTAATCCGATGGTCAAGAATGGTGCAGCAGGGGAGGCAGCAGAGAATTTTGCAGCTGAGGATCCAAATCAGTTCTGGTATGTATTACTTCAAGAATCATATTTAACACATGAAAATGAggaaaaatatttctttaattaaaatttacaacatttaaatttctaaattaaaagcaaaattttcattttagattAAGTTGAAAATTAAATTCTCAATCAAGAGTATTTAAGTTTGATCTATGTTCTGGACTGGGAAGAGGGTTCATCCGTGTACTGGATCGAGTCAAGGAATCCATTCTTCGCAAAGCGGATCATACTATGGACATGCTCTAATTACAAGCGATCGATTAACAATTGACAGAGACACGTGGACCGTCTGACATAGTTGTCCTACCATCACACAACACCTATCACAATCACATGGGGCGGAAGAATATTCTAGGTCTTTACAATCATAATTCTTTCGTTATAGTATAACATTTGTCAAAAGGATACTTTAAGTACACAATATCTAACCCTAAATATACCACTCACCTTTTGTGTCTACTGGTTTGATCGTTGAAGTGTGTGCAGGTATCACCCCCTTCATAATCGGGTACGACCACCGCCAACGAGCAACAACCCATACGCAACGAATTTCCGGCAGCTTTTATCATTAGATCTTAGGTCAATATACTTGAGTTATTTTATTTGGATTATGACgctaaaagagtaaaaaaaaaaaagtaacaaataatttaagcaattgtaaaaatttagttttaaagaTATGATATTacaaaaaggaaaaagttagttcaacaactaatttttatgtcatttcatacttataagttagttcaacaactaattttaccaaacattacaaattcaatcagctatcTTATTTGCTATAAggtaaaagctagcttataaacTTATTCACTGAAGCTAACTCATCAGTTATCCGTTATTTTTTACCAGAGccataatatatttaatttgttgaaatatttatgCTACATAAAAGATaataaataatgaataaaatatattgagacttcaaaagatattaaaaattaataaatttattgaaataataGTTGGATACATAGAAGGTGAGAAACAAATAGTGTTTGGCCAAAAAGAGTTATCTCAAGATAGGTTGATTGACAAAAATCAAAAAGTTCAAGTTTAGTGTTGGTTGAATGCAAATAGGAAAGGGTtttctaaaaagtaaaaaggaTAGATGGTgaagaagtaaaaaaaacatgtgtTAGGTTCAAGAGATGAAAAGAAAATCGaatatgaatgaataaaaacCATTAATTTACTTTATATTCCTCCTAgcatctaaatttttttaaaccCAGTTTCTATTCCTTTAAAATCTCTTTAATATTGGAGGAAGTGAAAATTGAGTTAGTGAAGACTTGTGGTATTGTTCTAAGATTAAGCATTTATTTCACGGTAAGACgaaacaaattttacaaaagttaTACTTCGGAGCTTGTACAAACTCACTGTTCATCTTAACATACGTTAAATGATCTAGCTTCAAGCAAACGGCTACAAAGaatcattttcaaaaataccAACAAAACAAAGAAGCTTCTACAATCTTTCTTCGATGTTACGCGGCTGTGGTAAAAGAGCAATGTGACCTTTCCTAGGACTTGAGAATTTGTTGTACACTGATTTGGTTTTAACATCTGCTGCACTTGCGTATATCCTCACTAATAGCTTCGCGCAATCTCTGAGAGAAACAATCATAATTAGTTAAATTTTAGAACTCGGATTACTTTATAATTGAAGATTATTACTAGCATTTAAGAAGGGAAAATACTTGATTTGTTCTATGCAGTAACCAGCTAGGTTCTGCAGATATTGATTCCAATATTGAATCCTATTGAGTATACAACGAGCCGAGTAAACAGCTGCTGCAGCAATCTGTGAAGGCGAGAATAATACCATGACATAATAATTTCCAAGTCCAAGTTCTGCTAGGTAAAATGCCATGTTCTCCATCTATACAAATATCAAGATAAGCATAAGTTTGGTATCACAGTTTTGGTCAAAAAAACATTTGGCATCACGGTGGATTTGCAGAAATCACAGTGCCACCGTGATTTTGTAGAAGCTCCAAAGtgtaacatttttaaatcacgGTGGTTCACCATAACTTTGTCAAACTCGCCGTGAATCCAAATATGCACTTGGTATTTCGTAAATTTGAAGACTAAATTGGCACACTATtataatttcaaggaatataGTCAATGTTTATTTACTCTAAACATAACACTTACCTCTTTATCTTGAACAATAGACGCTCTAATAAGTCGAACTAAAAACACATAGGGTGTAGTTACTGTAAAATTCCATTGAAGCTTTTCAACAATATCTCTCTCCCTCGAAATAAACTGGCGTCTGTTATAAAATTTATCTGATATCTCCAACAAATCATTTACCTGCAACATCAAGCTCGAATAATGATATAGAAATTTAGAAATAATAAGAACATATCGATAGTAATGTTGAGAATTTTTGAACCTTAGGATATGACACTTCTTCATATTTGCAAGCTAAGGACATTGAACATATTGCCACTAACTGTAgctctttttttggtacattaatcAATGAGAGGTATCTATCAATTATGTTAATGTTAAGAAAGAGTGTCTCTGTCTTCAATTTAAAATGACGATGAACTTCAACCAACCAGTCCACGACAATAGTCCTCATCTTAGTATTGATTTCCTTCTGTGATTCCATGTAGTCTGAAGCTCGATTTTCTTcctgtaatataaattatattagtaATTAGTAGTTACATTAGTTTCTAGGGTTGAACTCGAGACCTCCTGCTTAAACTCGTGTATGTAAAAAGTAAAAGGAGAAAGGTATTAGGTACTTCTGTTAGCTTGTAGAAATTGTATAGTTCATCAAGATATTCATCTGCTGCTAAATTATTAGTATCATCATCTGCATCCATGTCAACAGGCTGATCCTCGGGCTCAATCAAGATTCTGCGAGCAATCTGTATGGAAACACATCACGATCTAGAAAACCGCCGAAAAAGACTAAAGTGAGGATAGAGGAAGTGTACGTTTAGATTGACGATTAGTTAGGTAAAATCACAGCATGCTAGCGTGATTATGTCAAAAGCTACACTTTTGAGCTTCAATAAAATCACGGCACCactgtgattttgtcaaactcacagtcaatccaaacatgcacgGAGTCTTTCATTTCAAACCTATCACTCTTTATGTGTTGGACAGAATTGAAGCACCTTGCTTTTTGTAGTAGGTGGCGAATTCGGAATCTGGTCCTCCCTAGCAGATTTTCCGCTGCCCTCTTTTTTAGGAACTGAATCAAGTTTTTCTCCAGCTTCAGAACTATCGACATCTACAGCCTCGGGATTTGGCTTTCGAGCACAATCATCACCAACATTGTGAAAATATACATTAGGCAAGTCAAACTAGATTGAGTCAATCACAAGAATTATTCGATAAGTATGCATCATTGGTTAATTCTACAGCGTCCACCAGTACTTGGAAAATCATTTGAAATATCAACGACACTAGGCATGTTGTGGACAGAATTGAAGCACCTTGCTTAATGTAGTAAGTGGCGAATTCAGAATCGGGTCCTCCCTAGAAGATCTTCCACTGCCCTCTTTTTTAGGAACTAAATCAAGTTTTTCTCCTGCTTCAGAACTGTCGACATGTACAGCCTCAGGATTTGGCTTTTGAGCACAATCATCACCAACATTCTGAAAACAGACGTTAGGTAGGTTAAAGTAGAACGAGTCAATCACAAGAATTATTCAATAAGTATGCATCATTAGCTAATTCTACGGCGTCCACCAGTActtgaaaatcatttgaaatTTCAACAGCAATAGGCATGTTGCATAAGTAAAAGCAGACGATCCTCCTAATTTTCACGGTTGAGACGAAGACTTGATCAGTGTCAGTTTGacgaaaacaaatataaaacaaatatgCATGCTTCAAAACATTCATTTTCATTAGAGTTTCAAACTGACACCGATCAAATCATCTCTCAACCGTTACAGTTTCAGTCAATATTTTAAGTAATCGTCTACcgcaaaacaaataaaatgtaCATTACTTGATTCCTTAGTGTAGCTCCTTGGTCACAATTAGCCGGAACTTCTAATTCTGGTGCCGAGTTCTGCAATACAAGAAGGCCATTCACTTCAAAATTCAAACCTGATCAATGACAAATAAAGACAGCAAAGAACACTCACAGCTGCAGCTTCTGCTTtttccaataattttttatggaaattcCTACAAGCAACAAATAAGCTCGGTTATTTGTATCTTTCCCTGCAAGAAAACTACAAGAAACATGACAATGGCAAGAAAATTTCAGAACCTTGTGATGGGTCTTGAAACCTGATTCCCCTCAAGATTACCGATATCTCCAAGAACACGACGGTTGCTTCTTTCTTCCTTCTGCTTCCCCTTGTGTTTCCCTGCAATAAACATGAAAGATAAATGAACAATGAAGCACAAATGCAGACACACAGATATTGCAAACTACACAGACACCGACACGtcaacaccaataataatttggaaaaaaatgacataatttaatataatcatATGTACTAGTGTCATTTGGACACAAACGCGTGTCCGACACCAGGACAGACCTAATCCGAGGAGGGACGCTTCATTCGCACCTGGATCATTTCCTAGTACCAtaatgaagcacaaacacaaacacaaatatTGCACTCTACAATGACactgacataattcaatgtaatcatatgtgtcagtgtcgtgtcggTGATGGACACCGACACCGGGACAGGCC
Coding sequences within it:
- the LOC123898566 gene encoding G2/mitotic-specific cyclin S13-7-like isoform X1; amino-acid sequence: MDTKSKGKHKGKQKEERSNRRVLGDIGNLEGNQVSRPITRNFHKKLLEKAEAAANSAPELEVPANCDQGATLRNQNVGDDCAQKPNPEAVHVDSSEAGEKLDLVPKKEGSGRSSREDPILNSPLTTLSKPNPEAVDVDSSEAGEKLDSVPKKEGSGKSAREDQIPNSPPTTKSKIARRILIEPEDQPVDMDADDDTNNLAADEYLDELYNFYKLTEEENRASDYMESQKEINTKMRTIVVDWLVEVHRHFKLKTETLFLNINIIDRYLSLINVPKKELQLVAICSMSLACKYEEVSYPKVNDLLEISDKFYNRRQFISRERDIVEKLQWNFTVTTPYVFLVRLIRASIVQDKEMENMAFYLAELGLGNYYVMVLFSPSQIAAAAVYSARCILNRIQYWNQYLQNLAGYCIEQIKDCAKLLVRIYASAADVKTKSVYNKFSSPRKGHIALLPQPRNIEERL
- the LOC123899052 gene encoding uncharacterized protein LOC123899052; translation: MIMDKTDSPTREPKVLSTECLRGSSKADEWKVDMLQTGDIVEEIRIGTKSKSQIRFNSPFKGGKSGIQKILQEAYKKKETSIMIRVRRGSDELAELQACIVPNELTGKKQFVLRSIEDPNYVVGFLDRTEVECFEIQASRSSRMVNALTKTKLQDGYVSYPWERTMQEMLPVPNSSNFLSILLLPKASDRVSSRYNDLEDTLARANAWINAGQASGVPIVFMNIQTESLLTKISGETASSTVNTGSLSDLSNLANASLYGFEDYHGIDIGVVRAIRLWYAPVGGELSIEIKLKEEDSKLGFAISRTEEGFIFISSVINQENVPSTRSGLSSLYKLATDTCRLLVVSRVSNQKVLPWMVSSTGAIRCYDTVSLSQKLSLHRHTRVPILLHVFLWDRSLVNSSGGSNRFRALSPSVLQPFPSEVQIGRFSNETHTLPLPPEASDPTDITGEVSQSRLERDTAGESSFRFHDFSLSSNWV
- the LOC123898566 gene encoding G2/mitotic-specific cyclin S13-7-like isoform X2 produces the protein MDADDDTNNLAADEYLDELYNFYKLTEEENRASDYMESQKEINTKMRTIVVDWLVEVHRHFKLKTETLFLNINIIDRYLSLINVPKKELQLVAICSMSLACKYEEVSYPKVNDLLEISDKFYNRRQFISRERDIVEKLQWNFTVTTPYVFLVRLIRASIVQDKEMENMAFYLAELGLGNYYVMVLFSPSQIAAAAVYSARCILNRIQYWNQYLQNLAGYCIEQIKDCAKLLVRIYASAADVKTKSVYNKFSSPRKGHIALLPQPRNIEERL